The following proteins come from a genomic window of Carassius gibelio isolate Cgi1373 ecotype wild population from Czech Republic chromosome B8, carGib1.2-hapl.c, whole genome shotgun sequence:
- the egr3 gene encoding early growth response protein 3 isoform X2 produces the protein MDLGMGGEKGSGEVQYGSGFQSGRSGQTVTYLGKFAFDTPPSGSIGGSGWCPDNNIISLVSAGILGVSPSPGNITTQTSSSSGSMGGQSSDMEQVYAPPLPAYSTCGEIYPEQVTFHHSPATSSSLPYPGSDYHTTSKPGMDGSLFSMIPDYNLFHHQGDVGVMEHKPFQTMDPIRVNPPPITPLETIRAFKDKQQIHPSFLGGQQHVSQHHQPSQTLALKPIRPRKYPNRPSKTPVHERPHACPAENCDRRFSRSDELTRHLRIHTGHKPFQCRICMRSFSRSDHLTTHIRTHTGEKPFSCEFCGRKFARSDERKRHAKVHLKQKDKKPTDKGSSAGAGGSHTSPPSSCGSAGPSSANIMTVTTCA, from the coding sequence ATGGACTTGGGGATGGGCGGCGAGAAGGGCAGTGGAGAAGTCCAATACGGCTCTGGTTTCCAGTCTGGTCGAAGCGGGCAAACCGTCACCTACCTGGGCAAATTTGCATTTGACACCCCTCCATCCGGCAGCATCGGAGGCTCCGGCTGGTGTCCCGACAACAACATCATCAGTCTGGTGAGTGCGGGAATCCTGGGGGTGTCACCGTCACCTGGCAACATCACCACCCAGACGTCTTCATCAAGCGGCAGCATGGGTGGCCAGTCGTCAGACATGGAGCAAGTATACGCACCACCCCTTCCTGCCTACTCCACCTGTGGCGAGATATACCCAGAACAGGTGACGTTCCACCACAGCCCGGCCACGTCCTCGTCTCTTCCCTACCCGGGCTCTGACTACCACACAACCTCCAAACCAGGCATGGACGGAAGTCTCTTTTCCATGATCCCAGACTACAACCTCTTCCATCACCAGGGGGACGTAGGGGTGATGGAGCATAAACCCTTCCAAACCATGGACCCTATTAGAGTCAACCCACCTCCCATAACTCCCCTCGAGACCATTCGAGCCTTTAAGGATAAGCAACAGATCCATCCCAGCTTTCTCGGTGGGCAACAGCACGTTTCCCAACATCATCAACCCTCTCAGACACTCGCCCTCAAACCCATTCGTCCAAGAAAGTACCCCAACCGGCCGAGCAAAACTCCCGTACACGAGCGACCGCACGCCTGTCCGGCGGAGAACTGCGACCGTCGCTTTTCGCGTTCAGATGAATTGACGCGTCACCTGCGCATCCACACGGGACACAAACCCTTCCAGTGCCGCATCTGCATGCGGTCCTTCAGTCGCAGCGACCATCTAACCACGCACATCCGCACACACACCGGCGAGAAGCCCTTCTCTTGCGAGTTCTGCGGACGCAAGTTTGCGCGGAGCGACGAGCGAAAGAGGCACGCCAAGGTGCACCTGAAACAGAAAGACAAGAAACCCACGGACAAGGGCAGTAGTGCTGGGGCAGGGGGGAGCCACACCTCTCCTCCCAGCTCCTGTGGGAGCGCGGGACCCAGCAGTGCCAATATCATGACCGTCACCACTTGTGCATGA